The Panicum virgatum strain AP13 chromosome 3N, P.virgatum_v5, whole genome shotgun sequence genome includes the window GGTCTGCTCGCACGGTGCTGCCGGCTCACCGTGCTGCGGCTCTGCTCTGCACCACTGCCGGCTCGCCTCCGCTCCGCGCGCCGACCGCTCCGCGCGCCTCCCACTCGCCTCCGCTCCACGTGCCGCGACCCGCTCTCGTCCGCCCGCGCGCTGTCGCCCACACGCTGCCACTCTATGCACCTCGACCCGTGCAACTCCACTCCACGCGCCATGGCCCACTCACCTCCGTCCGGACGCAGACTCGGTGACTGCACGATAACATTTTCAATGACATTGAGTTACTGACACGTGGAATCCATATGATAACGCCCACTCGCCAAGGCCCCTCGCGTCACAGCAGGGGAGGGCTAGCGGGAGAAGGAAGGGGTGGCGAGGGTAGGGCTGCGGGAGAAGGAAGAATAAATCAGGGGATAGGAAAGTTTTTTACCTGTATATCGTTATGTAAGTTGGCCGTTACCTCCGTGTCTCTAAAAAGTTCGGTCGTCGCACCTCTATACCCTCGTCCGAACTTTTGTTTACCCCTTATCCTTCTGTCCATGTTCGGTTAAAAAGATAACGGTAGAGGAGTCCTTATAGGTGGGACCTACCATTGAAAATGGCCATATTGCCCCTGGTCCATCCATTCATCCATGCGCGGTTCCCTTCTCGTTCTCACGCACAGGACAGGCGGCCGCATCTCCAGTCACCCCAGAACACtagcccgccgcccgccacagGGAGCCGCTGGCGGGGCCGCCAGCCGCCACAAGTAGCCGAGCCCGGCGCCCGCGCGcagggccgcccgccgccccgcggggccgcggccgccgggttCGCGGGGCCGCGCCCGCGCTGCGGGGATCcgcggccgctgccgctgcctgcGCTCGGAGCCGCCCTCACCGGCGTCCCTCCGCGGCCGGAGGCAGGGGCCAGCACGTAGCGCGCACCGTGGGAGCAGGCCGCCCAGGGACTCGAGCATCCAAGTTAGCTATAAGCTCAACATACAAATAGGAGCATTTAGAGCAGACTTTGATGATTCCAGACTTTGCTATTGCTATGCTTTGCATGGAGGCACTTCCACTGGCCCAGCGCACCTCGGGAATCCCTTGGCTGTGTGCAGCAAGTTGAGCTCCGCTTGCCAGCTCGGCCCCTGACTCGGCCATCGAGCGCCGCCTTCGCGCAGGGCTGCCGCTAGTTCCCTCGGCCCCTCCGTCGCTCGCCTGCCAGCTAGCCAAGAACAGCAGGTAGCTCCCGGTCCCTGTAGAAAATCGTGGTGAATGTTTAATTTTATTATAGTATTTGTATTTGCTTGCATATGTGATGAGATTGCGTTGTTGTTCATCTTGTAGAATGGACAAAAAGAGTCATTTTAATCTAAAAATTCGGATTGTTGCTCCCAATTGCCGTGGTAGGTGCTGCAGCTTGGACAAAGTCGTAGATGATGACTTCACCAACTTCATAGATTTGGTTGATGAAGTTGTTGACAAGTATCCTCCCAATTTCGGTCACAtagtgaaactattttactCATGCATGGATACAAAGGCCAACATTCAAGTCTGCTCTGACCAAGATTTAGTTGAAATATTTGCAAAATATAAAGCTTCAAAGTGCTGCTATTTGACTTTCTATTATCATAGCCTTGCTAGTGAGCCTCCTGAGATTTCTGTATGGGATGTCAGTACTACTGCCAGTTAGATGAAGACTCATTCATCCTTTCAGTACCATGTCCTAGCATAGCAGAATCAAGCCTTCAAACTCAGACTTAATGTGCTGAAACAGAAAAAATGCCTAACCCAAACCCAGGCAGTGAGCATGTGGGTAATGATGGCGAAGGGTTGTATATTGACCTTGGTCCCCAATATCCGAAACCTGTCAATCCTGAAGCATCCCCATTAGACACAAGCTATGATTTAGACGGTGTTGACGAATCTTCCTCGGATGAGGAAGATGGAGTAGAGGACATAGATGAGATTGTCAAAGATAGAGAGCATGCATAGAAACTTGAATTGAATTATGATAAGAATGGTCCTCCTATGGCTGTAGAAACTTTGTATTCAGATATGAGTGCTTTTAAGTTGGTTTTAGCTTCTCATGCTACCAAATATGAGTTTCATTATAACATTAAAAAGAGTGATAAGACTCGCTACACGGTGTACTGCAGTGGCAAGAATGTGGGTTGCAGGTGGAGACTTCATGCCTCTACTGTTCAGGATGAGTGCACTGTTAAGGTAATCTTTATTTTGTCGTCACTTTGTATTGTTCGGTATTTTTTCCTCTTACAATAACCATTGAATTGTTGTCTTGGCAAGTCAAGACGAACCCATACCCTCATGAGGAGTGTCACAGCACTAGGAGGGCAGGCACATGTGTAGGGGTGACATAGTTCTGGGTGTGTGATCAAATGCTTGATTGGCTAAAGGAAGATGGAAATTTGGGAGAAAAGAGCTGAGAAAAAAGCTGAAGAAAAATCACAAAGTAGATGTGGCCTACAAGAAAGTTTACCAAGGTAAACAACTTGCTATCTATAAAATGTATGGCTCTTAGGGCAGAAGTTTTGACAACCTTTATAGATTTAAGGCTCAGATAGAGGAAAGCAGTTCTAGATCCTTTGTTATCACTGATCATCACACTATCGATAGCAAGATAAGGTTCAAtaggcttttttttttgccttgaaAGCTTGTGTTGATGGATTCTTAAGAGGCTGTAGGACATATCTTGTTGTAGATAGTACATTTTTTAATGGAAAATTTAGGGGGCAGTTGTGCGTAATTTGTGCAGTTGATGGACATAACTAGATATACCTAGTAGCTGTTGGAGTGATTGACTCAAAAACAAATGAGAATTGGGTGTGGTTCATGAAGAGGTTGAAGGAAGCTATAGGCACCCCTTTTGGCCTAACATTCAGCACTGATTGTGGGCTGGCAGTGATGAATGGTGTTAGTGAGGTTTTTCCACAAGCTGAATATAGAGAGTGTATGTAccactagtgcaaaattttaaGAAGAGGTACAATGAACATGTTTTTTACCAACATCTGTGGCAATCTGCATATTCTTGGAAATCTTAAATGTTCGAAAAACACTATCAAGCAATGACTGCATTCAAACCAGAGGCTATGAAATGTCTTCAGGAAACTCATAAGAAACTGTGAACTAGGAGCTAGTTCTCCACATTGTCAAATGTGGATTATATTATCAATAACTTGGCTGAAGCCTTCAATAAATGGGTAAACAATAAATTCATCTTTTTACCACTGCCTTTGCAttgatatttaaaaaaaattgtaatacATAACCACTTGATTGCTATATTGGCATGTAAAAGATGAGAAAGACAAGCACTTGGATGATCTGATGGATACCATTAGGCAAATGATCTTGATAAAatggaaggaaagaaaaaggatTTCTCAAATGTTTCGAGGAAAGATTTTGCCTCATATAGTTCAAACGTTGTGGGAAGCCAGCTACAACCTTGATATTGAAGTGATCACAAACTCACCTGAAGGTATTGTGGAAATTTGTGCTAAGGACAATTCTGCTAGTTCTTACAGGATTGTAGTCAACTTAATGGAGAGGACATGCACATGCAAGATTTGGCAAGGGTCAGGAATACCTTGCAAACATGTTATTGCCTACATCACATCAATTCCTGGTGCTATCCTAAAAGACTATATGGATGAGTACTACTCAGTTGAGAAATTCAAAGTTGCATATGAAGATTCTATCCCTAGTACTCCTGACAAGTCCAATTGGCCTAGAGCAACACATGGCTTCTTCATGCATCCTCCATTGCATAAGGCAACtacagaaaggagaaagaacaaGATAAAATCAGCTTTGGAAGAAGGCAATAGCGGGAAGAAGAGACATGAGTGCCCAATATGCCATGAGTTAGGGCACCATTGGTACACCTGTAACAATCGAAATCCAGAGGATATAGCTGCAATGGAGGCTGCAGGTAAACTACATAGCATTAGTTCACTTTAGTTCACTTTCACTTTAATTCACATTAGTTCACTTTAGTTCACTTTCTTTAAAAACAATTTTGTTTCAGGGGTCACCAAAGAAAAACTCAAGAAAACAGCTCCTTGTACCATAGAGGCTAGCATTGTTGTGGCTAATCCTACATTAAGGATGGTTCTCCCACACAATGATGCGGTGGCCAATGCTGCACAccagaaaaggaagaaaaaatcaTCTACAAAAACATGTGTCAATAAAAGGAAGAGGCCACCAACCACTACTTCAACTAGTACTGCCAATACTTTGTCTAGCAGGTGTGCTCGTAAGTTGTTCTCACTTTTCAATACTTTGTCATTTACAACAACATCACTTATACACATTTCTTGCTTTCACGCAGGATTTGGAATAGGATCCAATGATCCTCTTCCTCGCCAAATTGTGCACCCTGCTCCTTTTCATCAAGACATTGGAGCTATGAAGCCTCAGCACATACAATGCAGATACCAAGGAAGAAACGTgccatcatgaagaagcttacACCAAAGAGGGCTCCAGTTGAGACAACCAGCCCATCCAACCCAGCTTCAAAtactagaagaaaaaaaaacttcagcTTGAATAAAGTTTGATTTCTGAGTGCTATTCTGAGAATAGTTTTTCCTATGTGATGAAGCATCAGTTTCTTTTGGCATGCCCAGTACTTATGGTCTGGAGGAACTACTTCTTTTGCTTTGATGTTTCATGCCATGGTCATGTAATTTAAGGCACTTGTGGTTTGGATATCTAGTACTTATGTGATGAAAACTAGTCAATTTATTAGCTTAAATGTTGATGAAAAGAAGTACTTGTTGCTGATATTTGTTGCTCTAATTACTGGATGAAAATGGTGTGTGGCTtcatattgttgttgttgtaaactATATATGCGTAGGCCATGTTGCTATTTTTTCCATTGTCaaatcaaatatttttttcttaattggCATAATAGTAAATTTTATATGCTCACGGATTCCCCCTTGTTATGcg containing:
- the LOC120665623 gene encoding uncharacterized protein LOC120665623 isoform X2; protein product: MEIWEKRAEKKAEEKSQSRCGLQESLPSSYRIVVNLMERTCTCKIWQGSGIPCKHVIAYITSIPGAILKDYMDEYYSVEKFKVAYEDSIPSTPDKSNWPRATHGFFMHPPLHKATTERRKNKIKSALEEGNSGKKRHECPICHELGHHWYTCNNRNPEDIAAMEAAGVTKEKLKKTAPCTIEASIVVANPTLRMVLPHNDAVANAAHQKRKKKSSTKTCVNKRKRPPTTTSTSTANTLSSRCARFGIGSNDPLPRQIVHPAPFHQDIGAMKPQHIQCRYQGRNVPS
- the LOC120665623 gene encoding uncharacterized protein LOC120665623 isoform X4 translates to MEIWEKRAEKKAEEKSQSRCGLQESLPRIVVNLMERTCTCKIWQGSGIPCKHVIAYITSIPGAILKDYMDEYYSVEKFKVAYEDSIPSTPDKSNWPRATHGFFMHPPLHKATTERRKNKIKSALEEGNSGKKRHECPICHELGHHWYTCNNRNPEDIAAMEAAGVTKEKLKKTAPCTIEASIVVANPTLRMVLPHNDAVANAAHQKRKKKSSTKTCVNKRKRPPTTTSTSTANTLSSRCARFGIGSNDPLPRQIVHPAPFHQDIGAMKPQHIQCRYQGRNVPS
- the LOC120665623 gene encoding uncharacterized protein LOC120665623 isoform X1 → MDTIRQMILIKWKERKRISQMFRGKILPHIVQTLWEASYNLDIEVITNSPEGIVEICAKDNSASSYRIVVNLMERTCTCKIWQGSGIPCKHVIAYITSIPGAILKDYMDEYYSVEKFKVAYEDSIPSTPDKSNWPRATHGFFMHPPLHKATTERRKNKIKSALEEGNSGKKRHECPICHELGHHWYTCNNRNPEDIAAMEAAGVTKEKLKKTAPCTIEASIVVANPTLRMVLPHNDAVANAAHQKRKKKSSTKTCVNKRKRPPTTTSTSTANTLSSRCARFGIGSNDPLPRQIVHPAPFHQDIGAMKPQHIQCRYQGRNVPS
- the LOC120665623 gene encoding uncharacterized protein LOC120665623 isoform X3, producing MDTIRQMILIKWKERKRISQMFRGKILPHIVQTLWEASYNLDIEVITNSPEGIVEICAKDNSASSYRIVVNLMERTCTCKIWQGSGIPCKHVIAYITSIPGAILKDYMDEYYSVEKFKVAYEDSIPSTPDKSNWPRATHGFFMHPPLHKATTERRKNKIKSALEEGNSGKKRHECPICHELGHHWYTCNNRNPEDIAAMEAAGVTKEKLKKTAPCTIEASIVVANPTLRMVLPHNDAVANAAHQKRKKKSSTKTCVNKRKRPPTTTSTSTANTLSSRIWNRIQ